The following coding sequences lie in one Capsicum annuum cultivar UCD-10X-F1 chromosome 5, UCD10Xv1.1, whole genome shotgun sequence genomic window:
- the LOC107871805 gene encoding uncharacterized protein LOC107871805, producing the protein MVITTRSGKLLCEPSVGKSMENKVSIEKPEESSPMKSKNLDGFVDFLEKEDKKEEKVVLNTIPRPSPPFPNRLKKKVDEAKFGKFMAMLKQLTINVPSVEALKKMLVYAKFMKDLITKKRKVSSDQVDNLHHCSAVSILFLVQNKADPGAFTILCKVGSLDIARALCDLGASVNLVPLVLCKKLVLEDPTPTNMRLVMEDRSIKRPVGILHDVLVKLADFILPIDFVVLDCDVDLEIPIILGRPLLATERLIVHMELNELKYSKMEPKRKSPTKPKKAVKDDVHRKLLNEEYNYWEKEPLLRKLKKKQSPKKTPPPPPIEVEDTEDKDQGESKESESEETTFRSPSTEKQDDKETPPRRTLIKCENP; encoded by the exons ATGGTGATTACTACTCGAAGTGGTAAGTTGTTATGTGAACCCTCTGTGGGCAAATCTATGGAAAATAAGGTAAGTATTGAAAAACCAGAAGAAAGTAGTCCAATGAAGTCTAAAAACCTAGAtggttttgttgattttttggagaaagaagacaagaaagaagagaaagtggTGTTAAATACTATCCCTAGACCGTCACCTCCCTTTCCCAACcgattgaagaaaaaggttgatgagGCAAAATTTGGCAAGTTCATGGctatgctcaagcaattgacaattaatgtaCCTTCGGTTGAGGCACTTAAGAAAATGCTAGTCTATgccaagtttatgaaagacctcaTCACAAAGAAGAGGAAGGTCAGTAGTGACCAGGTGgataatctccaccattgtagcgCGGTTTCCATACTATTCTTAGTTCAAAACAAGGCCGACCCAGGTGCATTCACTATTCTGTGCAAGGTTGGGTCTCTGGATATTGCAagggcattatgtgatttgggtgccaGCGTGAATCTGGTGCCACTTGTTTTATGTAAGAAGCTGGTTTTGGAAGATCCAACACCTACTAACATGCGACTGGTGATGGAAGATAGGTCAATAAAGCGGCCTGTTGGAATTTtgcatgatgtgttggtgaaattAGCAGACTTTATTCTTCCTATTGATTTTGTGGTACTGGATTGTGATGTGGACTTAGAGATACCCATTATCTTGGGAAGGCCACTCTTGGCAACAGAAAGATTAATCGTTCACATGGAGTTAAACGAGCTCAA GTACTCTAAAATGGAACCAAAAAGAAAGAGTCCTACAAAACCAAAGAAAGCGGTCAAAGATGATGTACATCGTAAGCTCCTCAACGAGGAATATAACTACTGGGAGAAGGAACCCTTGCTCAGAAAGCTAAAGAAGAAGCAGAGTCCAAAGAAAACTCCACCACCTCCACCAATTGAGGTGGAGGACA CTGAAGATAAGGATCAAGGAGAATCGAAAGAATCTGAGTCCGAAGAAACCACTTTCAGGTCCCCATCCACTGAGAAACAAGATGATAAAGAGACTCCACCTCGGAGGACTCTTATCAAATGTGAGAACCCGTAA